The DNA region TACATTTTAAGGGGCGATTCTACCTCGTGGGGACGAGAATTTTGGTTAggatctttgtgaattttttgtacaaaaactgctcgacaaattaatttgaaattttgcagGCTGGTTCAtggtatcttgaactattgtgcTTAATTTTTGTGTCtcggtaaaaaatatatagagtgctgactgagagcgttgaaaaaaagggtggtcctGGCGATGATGGAAAGTACCCTAAGGATTACCTGaaatacaaaaaggaaaagagattcttgatCTATAGGAATGTGGCTAGCTGTGGTGccataaaaattcagaacaatagttcaagatactaTCAAACAGTCTGccaaacttcaaattaatttgtcgaacagtttttgtgcaaaaaattcATCCCGACTTAGAgaattatacctagtcaggcggccgaaaagaggcgagtgtttgtgatttttttttggaaaagcggaagcatatatttttatagaactttTTATACTTAaaggagcaacatttaaagaacatttggtaattttttggtagaaaaaatttacgtttataataaagttaaattttattacttataataagtaataaaattgtataataaaatttataataaatgcttccgcattttcaaaaaaaagatCACAAACTCTTTTTCGGCTcttttcgcctcttttcggccgcctaactaggtataaccccttaatgagaACAGTAAATATTGCTccatttccttcttcttttccttttacattccCACAAAGATAAGCTGCCTAGTAAAGGTATACTACGTACTGTACTGCTGTGCAAAAGTGATATCATTATAAGAAAAGTTACTCATTGGCGTTTTAATAATTCTCCGAAGTTACTACtttattataaaatcaatatttcgaggGTTACGAGTAATACATTTGTTTCTACTATATTCGGAGCTAATAATATAACACTACGCGTGTTTGCGCATTGTCATAGAACATCATTGTAGCACATTGTTCCTCAGCAGTGTAAAATACGACATCGCTGTACTTAAAACCTATAAAAAgaaaacatgtattttcacAAACAAGATCGTTAAATCAGCATTCGTGGAAGAAACGTTTACGCATTCAGTAAAATCACGCCTATACATACAGTGATTCCAAAATTTATTGGCAcatcctttaaaacagaataacttttataaaattgttcCAAACAATTTGAGTTTTTTAGAGAGGcttgaaggattagtttactaggtgacgtgtttcgtcgtttttgaaaaaaaaatgcaattgtttGTTGATTTaagtaaattgaaattttttaattttcatcacaGGCTCggatgaaaatttgaaaaaccgactttcactattttcttcgctattccaaccgattgcatttttcttcaaaacgacgaaacacgtcacttacaagggaagatcccgaacccggaaattcaaaaaattctgaaacttcgtgaatatgtatggaatttccccctgattacaacggaatttttgtttcctgcccaaattcactctaagggggtgtaattgatcccCTGAAAAtcaggttattttccgattttctgttataactcgtgaactgtataatattttttgtttaccaaatgctaggtctaattaaaagaagtaacttttgttctatctcttacatttcgcgagttataacacaaaatcggaaaatagccgaattttcagggattaatttcaccccctttgagtgaatttgggcggcaaacaaaaattgcgttgcgaTCAGGAGgcaatcccctacatatcccctacatagtttcagaattttttgaattttcgggttcgggatcttcccttgttagtcaactAACCCTTCCAGCTTCCCTAAAATACTGAAGTCGATTGGacgtattttaaaaaagtactTCTGTTTTAAGTTTCCTTCGTGTACACTTCACTTTATCTCTACCTGCTCGTGAACGATGGCAATTAAAAGTCGAGTGGAATTTGGGCTCTGCTCAACGAtaaatttcttcaaaatttgtttCGAAACTTTCCCGAACGAAAACCGCGAAAGGCAAAGAATGGGTTTACCGTGGTGTAAGTTTCCAAGCGCACGGGGAAGAATCCACAGGCGGTGACGCAACATGGTACTTTGGACCTCAACATGATGACCAGCATGTTGTTGCGCAGCATTTTGCTGTACTTGTTCATTGGCAGGTGCGTCCAGGGACCAGTGTACGCCGCAGTGCCTACATTCGTGCTTTCTTCAATGATGTGGTCGCAGCTGTACGTGAACATCAACAGCTGGGTCAAGCTGGCCATGAAGAAGCATATGTAAATCATACGCCTGATAATCCGAGCACCTGACTGCACACATGTCGCGTGAATTAGAAACATGCACGTGTTATATGGCAAGAATATAGTACATTCATTGATACAGCGGTCAACACTAATAATGTTAACTGCTTAAGCCACTGTCCCACGTGTTCAACCGTCGCAGGACACACTTGCAGCATCTACAGTTTAAGAGAAGGAAAAGCCTTCATTCCGTAGCTGATGGATACTCATTACTCAGACATGGATACTCAAAGTAGAGAAGATTTATTGACGAAAGTACAGATGGTACTAATCGTACTGTAAGTACATTTGTTTTTACTAATATAACTTGGCTTCTCAGGAATCGAATCGTAGTATTTAAGATtacttaggcagtcgttttccccgaaagaaacactttcttttcaatgtatttgtaaaaaatgaaagcaaatccagatgtgtccgttttacccaatgtttattattatcgtagagattgaaaaaaaagttggtatgaaatatgcatgtgctttaaaaatgacgCTTTAAAGGCTTTAAAGGTGATCTTtttgtttgttaaaatttaCCCTTTCGAGTAAATTCGggtggcaaacaaaaattgcgttctaatcaggagaaaatcccctacatattcacaaagtttcagaattttttgaatatccggattcgggatgtttGCTTGTGTGAAGCAACGTACACTGACCTGCGTGAGCTGATAAGCCTGCAGGCACATTAGGGCACTGGAAGTTAACACTTGCCCCAATGCCATCTCTGTGAAAACAGTTTCAAGGGTGTAACAGTAGATGATCAGCGCCTGATGGTCTCGGACACATTGCTTAAACGTTTCGTGGCACTGCTCCGCGTAATACAAGAGGGCCTTGTCGGACGTTTCGTCTTGCATTTTCAGGGCCTTCAAGTCGGTTAAATTTTGCAGCCTGTACTGCAGTATGCGAAACTGAGTCGCAATGTGCAGGCTCATGAGGCACAAGAAATTGTCGCAACTGAAGAAGCTGATGCAGATATGGTATAAGCTTAATACCTGCAAATATATATTACCGATTTGAGGAGCATATTAAAGTGAAGGTGGCACTACTGTGCTTGCAATTTAAGCGGAACTATATGCTACGAGATGCAGTGACAATTAGGTATGCCACGGAATTAGAAACAATCGTCTCTTGGTAAACCGAGGAACAGTTGTACAGTGATGGTGGAATTCTTTTGCGGTAAACTTGCCAATGAACTgcgccctcgccgatttcgatgaccttcacaTACGTTGTCAGAgtcgtcattctgaacaacatctcccttagtgttcctgatttctcgatattttttctttctcgagaaatcagaaatgagatcatatttcttgagaattctcgagaattctcgagaaattgaaaaaaatattgcaaaaattatatttttgtaacattgttgataatatttatcaaaaacacaagaaaactttaactaaatgattattcctgtctaatttaaattaaatatgtcCCCTCGGTTTACCTGTTCATAGGGGTGCTATTTAATTTAGCTTGGCCTTTATACGAATTATATTATACGTTGCACGTTAATAGTTGTCGCGAGCCAGCGAaatcgcaatttttttatgaaatgtcgCACGAAGAAAACGCGTTCTACGAATTCTGCGTAGGACTTGTCATTTCGTGAAGGGATCCCACTTTTCACTACATCTCGCATAGTGTTGTCGTGAGTTAAAAAGTTCTACTGTCTACGAAGCGAAAGAGGGGAGTTGAAGTTTGGCAGTACCTGGACAAAATATATTAGTTCATAGTAAGGTGTCTCGCTTAACCAGTCTATGTCCACCCACATGTTAAACGGAAGTACCCTATCCGAATCATTTTTCCCTCTATTCTCTAAAATATAGACACTCAGAATTGATTTCTGTCGTTTCCATGGCTTCTATTAAGAACGTGATTTTCGTCGGTGAACGTGAGtgaagaaatatgaaaataagcGGTAATATTCTAAACTGTAGAGTCCCGATGCGTTCTATTTAATAAGCTCAAAGCATTGGCAGATCTAGGCACAGCCGAAGTGATTCTTTATTAGCAATACAGGGTATTGAAAAGAAGGAGTTAGAATTTACTTCAGAACTTTAACAACACACCCTTAAACAATTATATATAAACTGCGACTTCGCAGTGACATACGGATAATTAATTAGAGCAAAGTAAAGAAAACACGAGAGAATATTTCTGAGATATTCCGTGCGCTTCTAACCTGTCTAAATAAAGTCCTTGCTATTTAATAACCCTCCAGTGTTAcaagataataattagaaattcTTACTgcgttagaatttcattttattatgttatgttataCCTGTGATGAAGTTTAATCGAGAGGCAGTATTAATTCTggagtttaaataattattgaaaatgaaaattagaCTTTCGCGTGTCAAGTGAGAAAGTGCAGTGTGTGAACTAAACTATTAATGACAACTGCACTCTAGTGCGCAATTAATTACTTGTGAACATAATTCAATAAACTCACCCACGATTGCCTGTGTGGCAAAACAAACAATAGTGCCTTgcataaataaaacaaagaagatGATGAAGAAAGAGCAGGCTCTGTTGCATTCTGCCATGATCGATTTCTCGTAAGAATCATAATTCTTATGCCAGAAATTCGTCTCCATGTAATTGAATAACCAAAAAAATCCTTTCCTGTGCACAAACAATAAAAACACCTTGCACCACACCAAGGCGACTGTGAAGGCAGTACTTAAGATATAAATGAACTCCTAGAATTCCAAAATCATAATCCCAGCTATGTCAAATGGAATACAAACGTCACATTAATGGATATCGAACTCGAtacatttattataatacagggtgtttcactacaGCTGGCAATCCTTTTAAGGGCATAATCAATAGGCCCGAGAATACGAAAttatagaatatattttttaatatcgcgcttcgttttcgagaaaattattttaacacgtgggaacataattttaaaaaatacacacGCTGACATTCCAAAGTTGAATGGAACTCCGTTCAAGGATTGCAACAACAGTGTACTACAGCACGAAGAAAAATACCCGGTCCAGCAGCACGTGCACGTGACACTCTTCTCTTTCAAGAACGCGTTACGgagccagagatgggcaaaatttttatttaaataaaatttcgagtgacgaataaaagttagaaaaaaattattcgtcacgtgtgGAATAAATTTAACTCGCGTTAACGAAGGAATGACGATTTTTTTGTAACTCTTACTTTCtatacgaaattttatttaaataaaatttttgcccatctctgtgcGGGGCCTAGCGCTACTTATTCTACGGAAAAGTGTTCCACTCACATTGTTGTTCCCGTACGAGAAGTAAAGACCCGTACACTGCGTGCCGACCGCGTACAACACGCAGAAGGTACAGTAACCCAAAGCGAACTGCCTCCAAATCTTATCTCTGGGATTGTCCACCAACCAGATCCCGACCAGTTTGATGAAGAACACTGATATGCGTACAGAGATGGTCCGAGTCTGCAACCAGCACACGTTGAATTTCAAATGACCGAGGTGGTGGATTTCTCAGCGGATACGAAACCTCATCGCCAAGCATCTTCGACCCACGCTGATCCACCGCGAGACGTGCAATTGTCATCTCTTTGATCCGATAGCTGCCTTTCCCACGTGTCGACAGTCCTTCCTATTCTTGTTCGCAAGATTTCTGCTGCATTATATGTATATGATAGAGCACCCTTGCGCGCCCGGCTGATTCTGATACATTATGTAACGCTAGGGGACGGGTGCTTTAACCACGCGGCTTTGAAGCTAATTCTATACAGCACACCGATGCGGGATTTATATCAGGCTATAATTGCAGGCTAAGGAGAGGTGCTTTGGGATACGAGCTGTAATATCGCCAGGTATCGCGGCGTAGCAATAAATTCTTAAGGAAAATGGATATAGCTGGCATGTATAATTCAACGATCGAAATCTTTGTTTCAACTTTCAACCCCCATGCCACTTTCTTCAGCAGGTACTTCTTCACCTTAGAGTTAGGGGTGTATTCTTCTGACCTGTGCGCTTTGTGAGTTTGTGACTTCAGACTCTTGAGAGGAACTTTAGATTATTATACGTTAATAGTCAGCATTCAAGCAGTCAAGAATACGAATCGTTTGAAGCATACGCTCAAATCCATTCGAGCACTGATGTACTTAGGTGTGCTTGTTGAGGCTACTGTGCGCTTTGGGATTAACGTGGATAACTTGTCTCTGCGCACCCCCGTCAACACGTCATCTCCGAGTCAGGTTTACGAAGTTCTTTTAACACGGGACAAAGGTTCAACATGCGAAAGGAATAATCAACATCTCATCGCCAAAATACCAGGTTCTTTATTCATTCTCTTCATTCGATAAtcctttcttttaattaggaattgtATTCCGGTTATGAACGAAATTAAGTTATGGTAAAGTTGCGCTTTGGACGATGAGTTTTCTTTGTGTATTTCTCGAAAGAAGAACAATACGGAATGCCTTTTGATGGTacagaaaatgaagaagaaataCTTCGATAGGTCTGAAATTCCAAATTAGAGGCAAACGTGTTAATTAGGATCGAAAGTATTTGAACATCCACGATTTGGAAATTTCCAGGTTTCACGGTTGTGCGAtgtctttttttttagaaacttccACAGGTATCtgtataaatatgaaaaatgcCTGTAATGTGAAAGAATGTCAATAATTGTTCGTTGTAAGAGGGATTCATTTTTGCTCTTACCGTAAAGTGTAGTATTTGGGCAAACTTTCGGGGGAACGTTGCATGACTTCTCCAGtggataataaataatttcagaTATCAAGAATATTCTTTATAATTGTAGAGCTACTTCTCATCTACGTCGTTTTCGTGCACGGATCCAAAGCGTACAATTATATTGTTTTCTACCTTACGATGTAATATTAGAATTGCGATAAAAGTCATGTAGTCTTTATGTCCCCAGAGCTCTGTCTTAGCAGCGTGAAATATGACATTGCGGTACTCAATATCTGGTACATAGAACAGAGATTCCATTTTGTGTTAGTGATTCTAAACGGACAATTAGTTAGGGGAACAAAGAGTGTGATACATCTAAGAACTGCTTGCTGCACACGCTACACAAAACCATTTTACGAGTAGGTACAGCGGGGGAAATTTGGAAAGTCAGTATCGCTTGGATAGGAAAACCATgagaactatttaaaaaaaatatttataaatttataaatatttacaagACTTGTTACTGTTACATTGAGGCTGTGCTCGAAACCTGAATAAATTGTAGAAGAGTCTAAGGGTTGGAACCGGTAGAAACAGTAATAACTTCTATtcataaaagttaacagtttcactGGATCCCTGATTGGACCACATTAATTTGTAATATTGTACATAATTAATCGGAAATATTACCTTCCATAATTTCTTTCACGTCtcttatattattatacaaataaaaaGTTCAAAGACCCTATTCTCCCTGCTCGAGGAACTTAAAAACTaataaggggaggacaccatgtggtagacaccgattttgatgagccttggcacgatggatctatgtcgaaaataagtaaataggtgtccgagcgtttctgccaataagccttaataatagagatatttacatggaaattattaatattttcatagtggccgtggggttttaatcccgagggattcccctctgaaggagccggggtgtcttttgaaggtttccccaagttaaaaaaaatttataaaaaaaaaaaataaaaagataataatttataaaaaaaaatgtatacattttttttaacgtggagacatctttaaaagggatcccaacgcctccagaagggaatctcccgcaggcgccaggatattatgggatttttaccctctAAATCCccatggccactatgaaatttttaataatttctatgtaaatatctctattattaaggcttattggctgaaacgctcggacacctatttagttatttttgacatagatccatcgtggcaaggctcatcaaaatcggtgtctaccacatggtgtcctccccttgtaaatgaaaattattcgaaaatacTTACGCTGGTATAGGTTTCCAGCGACACGGGGAAGAATCCATTAGCAGTTAGGCAGCAGGGTTGTCTCGATCGCATAATAGCAAGCTGCAAATCCATGCGCAGCATTTTCCCGTATTTATTCATTGGTAAATCAGTCCATGGCCCCGTGTACACGGCTACAGCAATGTTCGTACTCTCTTGTATCAAGCAATCGCAACTGTACGTGAACATGAACAAGTGACACATGTTCGACAATAATAGATTTATAAAAGTAAACCGCCTTGCTATGGATAAATCTTCCTGTATAATGAATCGTTTCACGAGcataaataaattaag from Andrena cerasifolii isolate SP2316 chromosome 10, iyAndCera1_principal, whole genome shotgun sequence includes:
- the LOC143374328 gene encoding odorant receptor 4-like isoform X1 yields the protein MILTRNRSWQNATEPALSSSSSLFYLCKALLFVLPHRQSWVLSLYHICISFFSCDNFLCLMSLHIATQFRILQYRLQNLTDLKALKMQDETSDKALLYYAEQCHETFKQCVRDHQALIIYCYTLETVFTEMALGQVLTSSALMCLQAYQLTQSGARIIRRMIYICFFMASLTQLLMFTYSCDHIIEESTNVGTAAYTGPWTHLPMNKYSKMLRNNMLVIMLRSKVPCCVTACGFFPVRLETYTTVLSTAMSYFTLLRNNVLQ
- the LOC143374328 gene encoding odorant receptor 10-like isoform X2 encodes the protein MWVDIDWLSETPYYELIYFVQVLSLYHICISFFSCDNFLCLMSLHIATQFRILQYRLQNLTDLKALKMQDETSDKALLYYAEQCHETFKQCVRDHQALIIYCYTLETVFTEMALGQVLTSSALMCLQAYQLTQSGARIIRRMIYICFFMASLTQLLMFTYSCDHIIEESTNVGTAAYTGPWTHLPMNKYSKMLRNNMLVIMLRSKVPCCVTACGFFPVRLETYTTVLSTAMSYFTLLRNNVLQ